The Actinomycetota bacterium genomic sequence ATCAGGGCGATTCTCAACTTTGCGCCGGTGCGGCTTGACCTTCCCGAGGGTGTACGTGTGCGTCAGGCCGATGTGGCAGCAGAGTTGCAGATTCTCTCTTACCATTTACGTGAGGAGTCTTTGTAGTGACTGGTTTCGGTTATGACTTGAAGGATGGAAGCCGAGTTCCGGCCTGGTTGGCGGTAACCGTTGTTGTGCTGCTGCTCGGAGTCGTGGGGTCCGCGGGTTATATCATCAACGACCTTCTTTCTCCGTCCTCGCAACCCACCGCAATAGATAAGGAGATTGCTAGCAATAAAGAGGCGGTCGAACGCAATCCGGATGACATAGAGTCACTTCTTGCTTTGGGGCACGCTTATCAGAGAGCAGGTCGTTTTCGGGAAGCACTCCGACTTTACGATCAGGTATTGAATTTGCGGCCCCAGGATACTGCCGCCCTTTACAACAGGGGAATTGTTCTGCTGGAGCAGGGTAGATACAGCCAGGCGGAGGTCGCATTATGGGATGTCCTCGAGCGAGATCGTGAGCATGCACTGGCGGCAAAGGCGCTAGGGGAGCTCTACGCCGAGCAAGGCAAGTACCGATCGCTGATTTATACCTTAAGGCCGGTTGTAGAGGAGAATGAAGCCTCTGCAGATCTGCAGTATCTGATGGGCCTGGCCTATG encodes the following:
- a CDS encoding tetratricopeptide repeat protein; the protein is MTGFGYDLKDGSRVPAWLAVTVVVLLLGVVGSAGYIINDLLSPSSQPTAIDKEIASNKEAVERNPDDIESLLALGHAYQRAGRFREALRLYDQVLNLRPQDTAALYNRGIVLLEQGRYSQAEVALWDVLERDREHALAAKALGELYAEQGKYRSLIYTLRPVVEENEASADLQYLMGLAYENLGEGDLAEERYRLALKYFPDMPEAREALDRLGVVIE